In the Natronobacterium texcoconense genome, one interval contains:
- a CDS encoding DUF5813 family protein: MTELPDAAERELESHDAFAPTDDGEYELETTVFDATVTADDAEGKRDGEFTVTVSLPTLDAAVEGETVAPVVEDGWFETLERRLGDVFSVAHTSTHDEPVVERDSSEVTVRLEYVAWDAAEGVEDAKTLVEYVEGTYAQGIIPGYDYRGPAATLLANAQQNAQNATEEGGGMPM; this comes from the coding sequence ATGACCGAACTTCCGGACGCCGCCGAACGCGAACTCGAATCCCACGACGCCTTCGCGCCGACCGACGACGGCGAGTACGAACTCGAGACGACGGTCTTCGACGCCACCGTAACCGCCGACGACGCCGAGGGGAAACGCGACGGGGAGTTCACCGTCACCGTCTCCCTCCCGACGCTCGACGCCGCCGTCGAGGGCGAAACCGTCGCACCAGTCGTCGAAGACGGCTGGTTCGAGACGCTCGAGCGACGACTCGGGGACGTCTTTTCAGTCGCACACACGAGCACGCACGATGAACCGGTCGTCGAACGCGACTCGAGCGAGGTGACCGTCCGACTCGAGTACGTCGCCTGGGACGCCGCCGAGGGGGTCGAGGACGCTAAGACGCTCGTCGAGTACGTCGAGGGAACCTACGCCCAAGGGATCATCCCCGGCTACGACTACCGCGGTCCGGCGGCGACGCTGCTCGCGAACGCCCAGCAGAACGCACAGAACGCGACGGAGGAAGGCGGCGGGATGCCGATGTAA
- a CDS encoding Lrp/AsnC family transcriptional regulator has protein sequence MVTAFVMIKANTGEADRLRNEIKAIEGVQSAYIVAGDVDIIAKTNVDAPAEVKEIAATRVQEIDGVEGTQTYIAMD, from the coding sequence ATGGTCACAGCATTCGTCATGATCAAAGCGAACACGGGAGAGGCGGACCGGCTTCGAAACGAGATCAAAGCGATCGAGGGCGTCCAGTCGGCCTACATCGTCGCGGGTGACGTCGACATCATCGCGAAGACGAACGTCGACGCGCCTGCGGAGGTAAAAGAAATCGCGGCGACTCGAGTCCAGGAAATCGACGGCGTCGAAGGGACGCAGACGTACATCGCGATGGACTAG
- a CDS encoding potassium channel family protein produces the protein MRFVIIGAGRVGLRTARVLRDEGHDVTLIERDEPRVRRARNEGFTVVDGDGSREKTLEEADITNADALGALTADLNANFTACMIAKHYGCRTILRIDEAYREEIYRKYADEVDELIYPERLGAIGAKNALLGGTIRAIADVEQQLQIVELTITDDAPVNGYTIPELELPADSTVLAFGKRDGELELPGEDESLEVGDRLVVLADFAVLSEIRQLLVGESEARAAVNAGTGSSSGSGGVN, from the coding sequence ATGCGGTTCGTGATTATCGGCGCCGGTCGGGTCGGACTGCGTACGGCACGCGTCCTGCGCGACGAGGGCCACGACGTAACACTCATCGAACGGGACGAGCCGCGGGTCCGACGGGCCCGGAACGAGGGGTTCACCGTCGTCGACGGCGACGGCTCTCGCGAGAAAACCCTCGAGGAGGCCGACATCACGAACGCGGACGCGCTGGGTGCGCTAACGGCCGATCTAAACGCCAACTTCACAGCGTGTATGATCGCGAAACACTACGGCTGCCGGACCATACTGCGGATCGACGAAGCCTACCGCGAGGAGATCTACCGGAAGTACGCCGACGAGGTCGACGAACTGATCTACCCCGAACGGCTCGGCGCGATCGGCGCGAAAAACGCCCTCCTCGGCGGAACCATCCGTGCGATCGCGGACGTCGAACAGCAGCTACAGATCGTCGAACTGACGATCACCGACGACGCACCCGTCAACGGCTACACGATCCCCGAACTCGAACTGCCCGCCGACTCGACCGTCCTCGCCTTTGGCAAACGCGACGGCGAACTCGAGTTGCCCGGCGAAGACGAATCGCTCGAGGTCGGCGATCGACTGGTCGTCCTCGCCGACTTCGCGGTCCTGAGTGAGATTCGACAGCTGCTCGTCGGTGAATCGGAAGCGCGTGCAGCCGTGAACGCGGGAACGGGCTCGAGTTCCGGCTCCGGAGGTGTCAACTGA
- a CDS encoding Lrp/AsnC family transcriptional regulator encodes MVHAFIMVKTAAGKSEGLLADIRGLEDVEEAHIVAGNYDIIAEVEAEEVYDILKVVSTNLQGLTGVTDTKTYIAMD; translated from the coding sequence ATGGTCCACGCGTTCATCATGGTGAAGACGGCCGCCGGGAAGTCGGAAGGGCTGCTCGCCGACATCAGAGGCCTCGAGGACGTCGAGGAAGCCCACATCGTCGCGGGCAACTACGACATCATCGCCGAGGTGGAAGCCGAGGAGGTCTACGACATTCTGAAAGTCGTCTCGACGAATCTCCAGGGGCTCACAGGTGTCACCGACACGAAGACGTATATCGCGATGGATTAA
- a CDS encoding RPA12/RPB9/RPC11 RNA polymerase family protein — protein MQFCDECGSLMHTEGDTWVCRSCENEEPRESQAEAAMATREGQRDDGAPAVADATQGSTETMQEPCPADDCDSDRAYYEMMPKPGGSYEVRLLTCVECGHKWRET, from the coding sequence ATGCAATTCTGCGACGAGTGTGGTTCGCTGATGCACACGGAGGGCGATACGTGGGTGTGTCGCTCCTGTGAGAACGAGGAACCACGGGAATCGCAAGCGGAAGCGGCGATGGCGACCCGGGAGGGGCAGCGGGACGACGGGGCACCTGCCGTAGCCGACGCGACTCAGGGCTCCACCGAGACGATGCAGGAGCCCTGTCCAGCGGACGACTGCGACAGCGACCGGGCCTACTACGAGATGATGCCGAAGCCGGGCGGTTCCTACGAGGTTCGGCTGTTAACCTGCGTCGAGTGTGGCCACAAGTGGCGCGAGACCTGA
- a CDS encoding HIT domain-containing protein: MTCPFCAIVAEEEEAEVLDETAKTLAFAPLEPVSEGHLLVIPKAHHENLFDIPDSTFRTVVTHAKTIAERLRDDEFDGVNVLHASGEAAQQSVPHFHLHVAPRRSTDGLDLWPDSGYEASDSDGSYEAVKAALEGNSQ; this comes from the coding sequence ATGACCTGTCCGTTCTGCGCCATCGTCGCGGAAGAGGAGGAGGCCGAGGTTCTCGACGAGACTGCCAAAACGCTGGCCTTTGCACCCCTCGAGCCAGTCTCCGAAGGACACCTGCTGGTAATTCCGAAAGCCCACCACGAGAACCTGTTCGACATTCCTGATTCGACGTTTCGGACGGTCGTTACGCACGCGAAGACGATCGCCGAACGGCTTCGGGACGACGAGTTCGACGGCGTGAACGTTCTCCACGCCAGCGGGGAGGCGGCCCAGCAGTCGGTTCCACACTTCCATCTGCACGTCGCGCCACGTCGTTCCACCGACGGGTTGGACCTGTGGCCGGACAGTGGCTACGAAGCGTCGGATTCCGATGGGAGCTACGAGGCCGTAAAAGCAGCACTCGAGGGAAACTCGCAGTAG
- the tmk gene encoding dTMP kinase: MLVTLEGLDGSGKTTVWEALQDRYPDAVFTREPTNDSWYGDAVYRSIEDDDADSLAELFLYTADHADHLTRTIEPALERGDLVISDRYSDSRFAYQGATLAAYDRLEVPDPLEYVVAVHEPFTIEPDLTIYLDVDPETAAERAGATNKFERVEYLEQVHENYERLLERHQNRFVRIDATQEPDAVLEEVEDVLAGVTGN, encoded by the coding sequence ATGCTCGTCACGCTCGAGGGACTGGACGGCAGCGGCAAGACGACGGTCTGGGAGGCACTCCAGGATCGCTACCCCGACGCGGTCTTTACCCGCGAACCGACGAACGACTCCTGGTACGGTGACGCCGTCTACCGCTCGATCGAGGACGACGACGCCGACTCGCTGGCCGAACTCTTCCTGTACACCGCCGACCACGCCGACCACCTCACCCGAACGATCGAACCCGCCCTCGAGCGCGGCGACCTCGTGATCTCGGATCGCTACTCCGACTCCCGATTCGCCTACCAGGGTGCCACCCTCGCAGCGTACGACCGACTCGAAGTCCCCGATCCCCTCGAGTACGTCGTCGCCGTCCACGAACCGTTCACGATCGAACCCGACCTGACGATCTATCTTGACGTCGACCCCGAGACCGCCGCGGAACGCGCGGGCGCGACGAACAAATTCGAACGGGTAGAGTACCTCGAGCAGGTTCACGAGAACTACGAACGACTGCTCGAGCGTCACCAGAATCGGTTCGTTCGGATCGACGCGACGCAGGAACCGGATGCAGTGCTCGAGGAAGTCGAAGACGTGCTGGCCGGCGTAACCGGAAACTGA
- a CDS encoding complex I NDUFA9 subunit family protein, protein MKVLVAGGTGFIGTNLCTELVERGHEVTALSRNPDRGSLPEDVDLAMGDATAYESIESAVAGQDAVVNLVSLSPLYQPKGNLDHETVHLGGTENLVRAAETHDVDRFLQMSGLDADPNGDTAFLRAKGHAEDVVRDSSLEWTIFRPSVVFGDGGEFVGFTKKLTTPYVTGLPGGGETRFQPIWVGDLVPLLADAVADDDHAGEIYEVAGPQVLTLADVTELAYEADGKSVSVLPVPMALAKLGLTVAEPLPFVPFGPDQARSLKIDNTVSDNDVTAFGVDPDELTTLQTYLESDGRAFESPREPT, encoded by the coding sequence ATGAAGGTCCTCGTCGCTGGCGGCACCGGTTTCATCGGCACGAATCTCTGCACCGAACTCGTCGAACGAGGCCACGAGGTGACGGCGCTGTCCCGGAACCCTGACCGGGGGTCGCTCCCCGAGGACGTCGACCTCGCGATGGGAGACGCGACCGCCTACGAGTCGATCGAGAGCGCAGTCGCGGGGCAGGACGCGGTCGTCAATCTGGTCTCGCTGTCGCCGCTGTATCAGCCGAAGGGGAATCTGGACCACGAGACCGTCCACCTCGGCGGCACGGAAAACCTGGTTCGGGCGGCCGAAACCCACGACGTCGACCGGTTCCTCCAGATGAGCGGCCTCGACGCCGATCCGAACGGAGATACGGCGTTTCTCCGCGCGAAGGGTCACGCCGAAGACGTCGTCCGGGACTCGAGTCTCGAGTGGACGATCTTCCGCCCGTCGGTCGTGTTCGGCGACGGCGGCGAGTTCGTCGGGTTCACGAAGAAGTTGACGACGCCGTACGTCACGGGGCTTCCCGGTGGCGGCGAGACCCGGTTCCAGCCGATCTGGGTTGGCGACCTCGTTCCGCTGCTTGCGGATGCCGTAGCGGACGACGACCACGCTGGCGAGATCTACGAGGTCGCCGGTCCGCAGGTCCTGACGCTCGCGGACGTGACGGAACTGGCGTACGAGGCCGACGGAAAGTCGGTGTCCGTGTTGCCCGTTCCGATGGCGCTTGCGAAACTCGGTCTCACCGTGGCAGAGCCGCTCCCGTTCGTCCCGTTCGGCCCCGATCAGGCACGATCGCTGAAGATTGACAACACTGTTTCCGACAACGACGTCACCGCGTTCGGCGTCGATCCCGACGAACTGACGACGCTGCAGACGTATCTCGAGTCCGACGGTCGTGCGTTCGAGTCGCCACGAGAGCCGACGTGA
- a CDS encoding tubulin/FtsZ family protein, which produces MKLAMIGFGQAGGKIVDRFLEYDERTNSAIVRAAVAVNSAKADLMGLDRVPKENRVLIGQARVKGHGVGADNELGAEIAEEDIDEIQNAIDSIPTHEVDAFLIVAGMGGGTGSGGSPVLAKHLKRIYTIPVYGLGILPGTDEGGIYTLNAARSFQTFVREVDNLMVFDNDSWRQTGESVEGGYAKINEEIVRRFGVLFGAGEVGDDEEVAESVVDSSEIINTLSGGGVSTVGYASEGVELNNSSGLLSRFTGDDADHDLDGANTTNRITSLVRKAALGRLTLPCEIEGTERALLVLSGPSEYLNRKGIERGRKWLEEETGSMEVRGGDFPREVPEVSASVLLSGVTDVPRIKRLQQVAIEAQDNMDEIAAESNENLEELVDDDEDELEPLF; this is translated from the coding sequence ATGAAGTTGGCGATGATCGGATTCGGACAGGCCGGTGGTAAAATCGTCGATCGGTTTCTCGAGTACGACGAACGAACGAACAGCGCGATCGTCCGTGCGGCGGTCGCGGTTAACTCCGCGAAAGCGGACCTGATGGGACTCGATCGGGTTCCCAAGGAAAATCGTGTACTCATCGGCCAGGCCCGCGTGAAGGGCCACGGTGTAGGAGCAGACAACGAACTCGGCGCGGAAATCGCCGAAGAGGATATCGACGAGATCCAGAACGCGATCGACTCGATCCCGACCCACGAGGTCGACGCGTTCCTGATCGTCGCCGGGATGGGCGGCGGGACTGGGTCGGGGGGTTCCCCCGTCCTCGCGAAACACCTCAAGCGGATCTACACGATCCCGGTTTACGGGCTCGGAATTCTGCCTGGAACTGACGAGGGTGGTATCTACACGCTCAACGCGGCTCGGTCGTTCCAGACGTTCGTCCGCGAGGTCGACAACCTGATGGTCTTCGACAACGACTCCTGGCGACAGACCGGCGAGTCCGTCGAAGGCGGTTACGCCAAGATCAACGAGGAGATCGTTCGACGCTTCGGCGTCCTCTTTGGCGCCGGCGAGGTCGGCGACGACGAGGAAGTCGCAGAGAGCGTCGTCGACTCCTCCGAAATCATCAACACGCTCTCCGGTGGTGGTGTCTCTACTGTCGGCTACGCGAGCGAAGGCGTCGAGCTGAACAACAGCAGCGGTCTCCTCTCCCGGTTTACCGGCGACGACGCCGACCACGACCTGGACGGCGCGAACACGACGAACCGGATCACGAGTCTCGTCCGCAAGGCTGCACTCGGGCGTCTCACGCTGCCCTGTGAGATCGAAGGGACCGAGCGCGCACTGCTCGTTCTCTCTGGTCCATCGGAGTATCTCAATCGAAAAGGGATAGAACGCGGACGCAAGTGGCTCGAAGAGGAAACCGGTAGCATGGAAGTCCGCGGTGGCGACTTCCCACGCGAGGTGCCCGAGGTTTCGGCGTCGGTGCTCCTGTCGGGTGTCACCGACGTCCCGCGGATCAAGCGCCTCCAGCAGGTCGCGATCGAAGCACAGGACAACATGGACGAAATCGCGGCCGAGAGCAACGAAAACCTCGAGGAACTCGTCGACGACGACGAGGACGAACTCGAGCCGTTGTTCTAG
- the cofC gene encoding 2-phospho-L-lactate guanylyltransferase, translating to MQVVVPFAAESPKTRLESVLSPEERATFARAMLVDVLEAIIETGYEPTVASTAPLSLESGFDLADDTVDLDSSAATLSDAGVAVEVDDRPLTDAVNARFEATEEPVAVVMADLALATPEALEDLFARTADVAVAPGLGGGTNALVVSHPEFRVDYHGASYLDHCRIAREVGASLETVDSFRLATDIDEPADLVEPLVHGSEHKHAPSYLRDLGFELETTDGRVDVARTARDRSK from the coding sequence ATGCAGGTCGTCGTGCCGTTCGCCGCAGAGTCGCCCAAGACCCGTCTCGAGAGCGTGCTCTCTCCCGAGGAGCGAGCGACGTTCGCGCGAGCGATGCTCGTGGACGTCCTCGAAGCGATCATCGAGACAGGGTACGAGCCGACCGTCGCCTCGACAGCACCGCTCTCGCTCGAGTCGGGGTTCGACCTCGCCGACGACACGGTCGATCTCGATTCCTCCGCGGCGACGCTTTCCGACGCCGGCGTCGCGGTCGAGGTCGACGACAGGCCACTGACCGACGCGGTCAACGCGCGATTCGAGGCGACCGAGGAACCCGTCGCCGTCGTCATGGCCGACCTCGCGCTCGCGACGCCCGAGGCGCTCGAGGATCTCTTTGCTCGAACTGCCGACGTCGCCGTCGCGCCCGGACTGGGCGGCGGGACGAACGCGCTCGTCGTCTCCCACCCCGAGTTCCGCGTCGACTACCACGGCGCGTCCTATCTCGATCACTGCCGGATCGCTCGCGAGGTCGGTGCCTCGCTCGAAACGGTCGACTCGTTCCGGCTGGCGACCGACATCGACGAACCCGCGGACCTCGTGGAACCGCTCGTCCACGGCTCCGAGCACAAGCACGCGCCGTCGTACCTGCGGGACCTGGGCTTCGAACTCGAGACGACGGACGGGCGCGTCGACGTGGCACGAACCGCTCGCGACCGCTCGAAGTGA
- the cofG gene encoding 7,8-didemethyl-8-hydroxy-5-deazariboflavin synthase subunit CofG — MIPGASEYGVDVTIDDAAVEDLLEVTPDDVDGPSELTFARNVFVPLTTACRYTCTYCTYFDPPGQASLLSLEEVREICRQGADAGCTEALFTFGDDPDDRYTQIYEQLEEWGHDSIHTYLREACEVALEEGLLPHANPGDQTREQMAEVADVNASMGVMLETTAEIDAHAGPRRKEPGQRLQTIRTAGELDVAFTTGILVGVGEDWRDRAESLLAIRELHDRYDHVQEVIVQPVRENERWSGGTPDLGTMRRVTAMARAALPEEVSVQVPPNLTPARELIDCGVDDLGGVSPVTDDHVNPDYAWPALRELESIADDSGLPLEERLPVYERFLPADLRPAGFDGVPAEGTNGGNDSSREWISSTIRDALTADDEAGRRYRSVIGSSA; from the coding sequence ATGATCCCCGGGGCCAGCGAGTACGGCGTCGACGTGACGATCGACGACGCGGCGGTCGAAGACCTGCTCGAGGTCACGCCCGACGACGTCGACGGACCCTCAGAGTTGACGTTCGCGCGTAACGTCTTCGTCCCGTTGACGACGGCCTGTCGGTACACCTGTACCTACTGTACCTACTTCGATCCGCCGGGACAGGCGTCGCTGCTCTCGCTCGAGGAGGTCCGGGAAATCTGTCGACAGGGTGCCGACGCGGGATGTACGGAGGCGCTTTTTACGTTCGGTGACGATCCAGACGACCGCTACACTCAAATCTACGAGCAACTCGAGGAGTGGGGCCACGACTCGATCCACACCTACCTGCGGGAGGCCTGCGAGGTCGCTCTCGAGGAAGGATTGCTCCCCCACGCGAACCCGGGCGACCAGACCCGCGAGCAGATGGCGGAAGTGGCGGACGTCAACGCCAGCATGGGTGTGATGCTCGAGACGACTGCGGAGATCGACGCCCACGCTGGCCCACGTCGGAAGGAGCCGGGCCAGCGCCTGCAGACGATCCGGACGGCGGGCGAACTCGACGTCGCCTTCACGACCGGCATCTTGGTCGGCGTCGGCGAGGACTGGCGCGATCGCGCGGAGAGCCTGCTTGCCATCCGCGAACTCCACGACCGGTACGACCACGTCCAGGAGGTGATCGTCCAGCCGGTCCGGGAGAACGAACGCTGGTCCGGCGGGACGCCCGACCTCGGGACGATGCGCCGGGTGACGGCGATGGCCCGCGCCGCCCTCCCGGAGGAGGTGTCGGTGCAGGTACCGCCGAATCTCACGCCCGCACGCGAACTGATCGACTGCGGCGTCGACGACCTCGGCGGCGTCTCGCCGGTCACCGACGACCACGTCAACCCCGACTACGCCTGGCCCGCCCTGCGAGAACTCGAGTCGATCGCAGACGATTCGGGACTACCCCTGGAGGAACGGCTGCCCGTGTACGAACGATTCCTGCCGGCCGACCTGCGGCCTGCGGGGTTCGACGGCGTTCCGGCCGAGGGGACGAACGGTGGGAACGACTCGAGTCGCGAGTGGATCTCGTCGACGATCCGTGACGCATTGACAGCTGACGACGAGGCCGGCCGCCGGTACCGGTCGGTGATCGGCTCGTCCGCGTAA
- a CDS encoding AAA family ATPase, with protein sequence MSVPDAAATAETVVDEILSAVVADETVLEEIIAGVLARGHVLLEDVPGTGKTLTARSFATALGLEFSRIQFTPDLMPSDVTGSYVFEEETGEFHFTPGPVFANVVLADEINRAPPKTQSALLEAMEEGQVTVDGETHDLPNPFVVIATQNPVEQEGTFELPEAQRDRFMIKTSLGYPDADGTRELIDRRADRDRPDPTVDPIVDRETVRELQRVPETVTVEGPLRDYVGAVCRATRTDGRVDVGVSPRGVQRLFEVSRAWAVLEGRDYVAPDDVKSVAPAALAHRLVLTPEASVEGVSRRAVVDSVLDDVEVPAMNPESAKQ encoded by the coding sequence ATGTCAGTCCCCGACGCCGCGGCGACAGCGGAGACCGTTGTCGACGAGATCCTCTCTGCCGTCGTCGCCGACGAGACCGTCCTGGAAGAGATCATCGCCGGCGTGCTCGCACGCGGACACGTGCTCCTCGAGGACGTACCCGGAACGGGAAAGACCCTCACTGCACGGTCGTTCGCGACGGCGCTCGGCCTCGAGTTCTCCCGGATTCAGTTCACGCCGGACCTGATGCCCTCCGACGTTACCGGCTCGTACGTTTTCGAGGAGGAGACCGGCGAGTTCCACTTCACGCCCGGTCCGGTGTTCGCGAACGTCGTGCTTGCCGACGAGATCAACCGTGCGCCGCCGAAGACCCAGTCCGCGCTGCTCGAGGCGATGGAGGAGGGACAGGTGACAGTCGACGGCGAGACACACGACCTGCCGAATCCGTTCGTCGTCATCGCGACCCAGAACCCCGTCGAGCAGGAGGGTACCTTCGAACTCCCCGAAGCCCAGCGTGACCGGTTCATGATCAAGACCTCGCTCGGCTATCCCGACGCCGACGGAACGCGTGAACTGATCGACCGGCGGGCCGACCGCGACCGCCCGGATCCGACCGTCGACCCGATCGTCGACCGCGAGACCGTCCGCGAGTTACAGCGGGTTCCCGAAACCGTCACCGTCGAAGGGCCGCTGCGTGACTACGTCGGCGCGGTCTGTCGAGCGACGCGGACGGACGGCCGAGTCGACGTCGGTGTCTCCCCGCGTGGCGTCCAGCGACTGTTCGAGGTGAGTCGCGCGTGGGCCGTCCTCGAGGGCCGGGACTACGTCGCTCCGGACGACGTCAAGTCCGTCGCGCCAGCCGCGCTCGCCCATCGGCTCGTGTTGACGCCCGAGGCGAGCGTCGAGGGCGTCTCTAGGCGGGCTGTCGTCGACTCCGTGCTCGACGACGTCGAGGTGCCGGCGATGAACCCCGAGTCAGCGAAACAGTAG
- a CDS encoding DUF58 domain-containing protein codes for MTGDRTVGRVDRGEWAVAAALLVAGAGLAVGSQVLVVAATLPLWYVAAAVFGTRRSAVVRVSREINVDGEQRSDKQESVVSVDPGETATVRTTVQNADSEPIVDLRIVDGVPASLSVVSGTPRACVSLEPLETTTVEYEMQLERGEYTFDDATVRTRGPSGSVTETWTPDVDGQDTVRCTPTVETVPLGDATNDYAGDVPTDEGGSGVEFYSVRDYEPSDPVNSIDWRRYAASRELATVEYRAERSTRVVCIVDARPSQFRAATVEAVPAVDHSADAAERTLETLIDAGHPTGVIGISERWTETVEPGTGAVTRERATRLLETARKQNYDSWFYTLSSGGLGERVATELPGEAQVYLFSSFVDDAPLELVEQLRTRGFAVRIVSPDVTGGDDLATRLEALDRENRLAHARATGARVVDWEPERSLGLVLHEAIGEVSRR; via the coding sequence ATGACCGGTGATCGAACCGTCGGCCGGGTCGACCGCGGCGAGTGGGCCGTCGCCGCAGCGTTGCTGGTAGCAGGCGCGGGTCTCGCGGTCGGCAGCCAGGTGCTCGTCGTCGCTGCAACGTTGCCGCTGTGGTACGTCGCTGCAGCCGTCTTCGGCACTCGACGGTCCGCAGTGGTCCGAGTCAGCCGCGAGATCAACGTCGACGGCGAGCAACGAAGTGACAAGCAGGAGTCCGTCGTTTCCGTCGATCCCGGCGAGACCGCGACCGTCCGGACCACGGTCCAGAACGCCGACTCGGAGCCGATCGTCGACCTTCGAATCGTCGACGGCGTTCCCGCGTCGTTGTCGGTCGTCTCCGGTACGCCGCGGGCCTGTGTCTCCCTCGAGCCACTCGAGACGACGACCGTCGAGTACGAGATGCAACTCGAGCGTGGCGAGTACACGTTCGACGACGCGACGGTTCGGACGCGCGGTCCGAGCGGTTCGGTGACGGAGACGTGGACGCCGGACGTAGACGGCCAGGACACCGTTCGCTGTACGCCGACGGTCGAGACGGTTCCGCTGGGCGATGCGACGAACGACTACGCTGGCGACGTACCGACCGACGAGGGCGGCAGCGGCGTCGAGTTTTACTCCGTACGCGACTACGAACCGAGCGATCCGGTCAACTCGATCGACTGGCGACGGTACGCCGCCAGCCGGGAACTGGCGACCGTCGAGTACCGCGCCGAACGATCGACGCGAGTCGTCTGTATCGTCGACGCCAGACCCAGCCAGTTCCGTGCAGCGACGGTGGAAGCCGTCCCCGCAGTCGACCACTCGGCCGACGCCGCCGAACGGACGCTCGAGACGCTTATAGACGCAGGCCATCCCACGGGCGTCATCGGTATCTCCGAGCGGTGGACCGAGACAGTCGAACCGGGTACCGGAGCGGTGACGCGAGAACGAGCGACGCGACTGCTAGAGACGGCTCGCAAGCAGAATTACGACTCGTGGTTCTACACCCTCTCTTCCGGTGGTCTGGGTGAGAGGGTGGCCACGGAGCTGCCCGGCGAGGCACAGGTGTACCTGTTCTCCTCGTTCGTCGACGACGCGCCGCTCGAACTCGTCGAACAGCTCCGGACTCGAGGGTTCGCCGTACGAATCGTTTCGCCGGACGTGACGGGCGGTGACGACCTCGCGACCCGGCTCGAGGCGCTCGACCGGGAGAACCGACTGGCTCACGCTCGTGCCACCGGAGCCCGCGTCGTCGACTGGGAGCCGGAGCGGTCGCTCGGACTCGTTCTCCACGAGGCTATCGGGGAGGTGAGCCGACGATGA
- a CDS encoding Yip1 family protein translates to MSRRSGSTGRGSVTRWFTSDPSRLAVAVIAGGAVLSLGAVALGGFVRYGQVLAGLLYALAVLLPILGAILAISALWWALVAADSSERPLYDGEPPEKGDTRTKDPVARETKWQLDEAANDWYRCRAERATAEVVERLDEGAIRTLRARRGLDRHSAREAVRSGTWTDDRVAAAFLSTDVGQPLEERLRGAIDPGKAFERRVRRTLSAIDEIGADSRSLEQPAEGGRETSTLELSPGRSDRTEPEVSR, encoded by the coding sequence ATGAGCCGTCGCTCGGGGTCCACCGGTCGTGGATCTGTCACACGATGGTTCACGTCCGATCCCAGCCGTCTCGCCGTCGCGGTGATCGCAGGGGGTGCCGTCCTCTCCCTCGGTGCGGTGGCTCTCGGAGGATTCGTCCGATACGGCCAGGTTCTCGCCGGCCTGCTCTACGCGCTCGCGGTACTGCTCCCGATCCTCGGCGCGATTCTCGCGATCAGCGCGCTCTGGTGGGCACTCGTCGCGGCCGACTCGAGCGAGCGACCGCTGTATGACGGCGAGCCACCCGAGAAGGGAGACACGCGAACGAAAGATCCGGTCGCCCGCGAGACGAAGTGGCAACTCGACGAGGCCGCAAACGACTGGTATCGCTGTCGAGCCGAGCGAGCGACCGCCGAGGTCGTGGAGCGACTCGACGAGGGAGCGATTCGCACCCTCCGTGCGAGACGCGGTCTCGATCGCCACAGCGCCCGCGAAGCGGTTCGGTCGGGAACGTGGACCGACGATCGGGTCGCCGCCGCGTTCCTCTCGACCGACGTGGGTCAACCGCTCGAGGAACGGCTCCGGGGCGCGATCGATCCCGGGAAAGCCTTCGAGCGGCGAGTCCGGCGGACGCTGTCGGCGATCGACGAGATCGGAGCCGATTCGCGCTCGCTCGAGCAACCCGCCGAAGGAGGACGGGAGACGTCGACTCTCGAGTTGTCCCCCGGACGGTCCGATCGAACGGAACCGGAGGTGTCCCGATGA